In Bradyrhizobium sp. 200, the sequence GCGGGTCTTGTGGCTGAGGCCATCGCGGCCCCACACATAGCCCCAGCAATATTCCGTCGTGAGATCCTGCATCGGACGGTTGAAGTCGTCGGCCGAAGCGATTGCCTTGTCGACGAATTCTTCGCCCAGGACGCTCTTGCGGATCTTGAGTCCTCGATCGTATGTCGCCTTGTCCATATCGGTATCCAATGTGTTGTGGTTATTGCGCTAGTTCTTGGGCCAGAACGGTTGGGCGAGCGCCAGTTGCGGCGGGAACACCGTGACCGGTATGCCGGATTGCCATTGCACGATGGTCATGCCGGCGCCGACGCGGCGGCCCTTCTCATCGAACTTGATTTCGCCGAGCGGGTAATATCTGGAGGGACCGGCATCCATGGTGCGCAGGGCGTCGGCCACCGCGATGCGGTCAGCCTTGCCGGCCTTTTCGAGCGCGTCCTTGATCACCCACATGTCGCCATAGGTGGAGATCGCATTCTGCGTCATCCACGGTTCCTTGTAGCGGGTCTTGAGTTCGGCGATGAGGGCCTCGTGACCCTTGGCGCCCCAGCTTGCGACACAGGTGAGCAAGCCCTGCAGCAATTCATGGCTGACGGTCTGCAACATGTCGGGCTCCGCGATGGCGATGCCGAACGAGATCGTCGGAATCTTGCCTTGCCCCAGGCCGAACTCGTTCATCTTTTCGAGCAGCAGCTTGGCGTCGGAAATGACGGTCGGCAGGAAGAAGAGAAGGTCGGGCCTCGCCGAACGGACCTTCTGGACCAGCGAGGTGGCGTCGGCGAGCGGCGGGGTAAAGGTTTCGTCGACGATCAGTTGGAGGCCGTTTTCGGCGAGCAGGCCGTCCCGCATCGCCTTGGCCGAGGACACCGATGCCGCGGTATTGTCGGTGACGATCGCAACTGTCTTGGGCTTCTTGCCGGAAGCCGTCTCCGCCAGTTTCACGATCTGGGGCAGGGCCTGTTTTGCCTGCGATCCCGCCGTTGCCGAAGTCTGGAACACATATTTGAAGCCCCGGTCTGTAATCAGATCGGAATAGGAGAGGGTGAGGACCGGAAGATTGGCCCGCTCCGTGACCTCTGTTACCGCCAGAGTGAATGAACTCAAGTAGGCACCACTCGCGGCCACCAGATCGGTTTCCTGCGCGACCATGCGTTGCGCGGCGTTCTTGGCTTTCTCGGTCGTATCGCCGGAATCGAGCACGACCAGTTTCATCTTTGCGCCGCCGAGCGACTTGATGCCGCCTTGCGCGTTGATGTGATCCACCGCCATCTCGGCGCCCTGACGCATCACCGTACCCGGGCGCGCATAGAGGCCGGAAACCGGCACCAGCAATCCGACCTTGACCTCGGAAGGCTGCTGCGCCCACACGCGAGATGAGATCAGGCCGGCAGATGCGCCGGCAAGCAGGCTGCGCCGCGTCAATGCGGCCCGGGTAATCTTTGTCATGACTATTCCTCCCTGAAATTTTTTGAGACGCGTTACGGTCAGGACTTCTTCGGCCAGAACGGCGACGACTGAGCTAGGTCCGACGGGTACACGGTGACCGGTACGCCGTTCTGCCACTGCACGATCACGACGCCGGCGCCGACACGCCGGCCCTTTTCGTCGAACTTCAACTGGCCGCCGGGATAGTATTTTGCAGGCCCGCCATCCATGGTGCGGAAAGCGTCGGCGACGGCGAGGCGGTCGGCCTTGCCGGACTTTTCGAGCGCGGCCTTCATCAGCCACATGTCGCCGTAGGTCGAGATGACGTTCTGCGTCGGCCACGGTTCTTTGTACTTTGCCTTGAGCTCAGCGATGATGTCCTCGTGTCCTTTGCAGCCCCAGTTGGCGACGATCGTCATGATGCCCTGAACGACTTCCGGCGTGACGCTTTGCAGCATGTCCGGCTCGGCGATGGTGATGCTGAAGGACACGGTCGGAATCTTGCCCTGTCCGAGGCCGAACTCGTTGATCTTCTCCAGGCCGAGCTTGGCGTCGGAGACCGCGTTCGGCATGAACAGCAGCAGGTCCGGCCTGGCCGACCTGACTTTCTGGATCAGCGGCGTGGCGTCGGAGAGCGGCGGCGTCCAGACTTCCTCGACCACGAGCTGAAGGCCCTCCTGCGCGAGGAGCTT encodes:
- a CDS encoding ABC transporter substrate-binding protein; its protein translation is MTKITRAALTRRSLLAGASAGLISSRVWAQQPSEVKVGLLVPVSGLYARPGTVMRQGAEMAVDHINAQGGIKSLGGAKMKLVVLDSGDTTEKAKNAAQRMVAQETDLVAASGAYLSSFTLAVTEVTERANLPVLTLSYSDLITDRGFKYVFQTSATAGSQAKQALPQIVKLAETASGKKPKTVAIVTDNTAASVSSAKAMRDGLLAENGLQLIVDETFTPPLADATSLVQKVRSARPDLLFFLPTVISDAKLLLEKMNEFGLGQGKIPTISFGIAIAEPDMLQTVSHELLQGLLTCVASWGAKGHEALIAELKTRYKEPWMTQNAISTYGDMWVIKDALEKAGKADRIAVADALRTMDAGPSRYYPLGEIKFDEKGRRVGAGMTIVQWQSGIPVTVFPPQLALAQPFWPKN
- a CDS encoding ABC transporter substrate-binding protein, producing MGQEKIRDKNSKTSLTRRTVLSGAAAMGLSTMARAQQPAEVKVGLIVPLSGIYTRPGQVMRMGAEMGIEHINAQGGIKSLGGAKMKLVVIDCGDTTEKAKNAAQRMVAQETDLVAATGSYLSSFTLAVTEVTERAQLPVLTLSYSDLLTDRGFKFIFQTAAPASVQSELGLPELMKLAQAASGKRPKTVAMLMDNTATSVATAKALKEKLLAQEGLQLVVEEVWTPPLSDATPLIQKVRSARPDLLLFMPNAVSDAKLGLEKINEFGLGQGKIPTVSFSITIAEPDMLQSVTPEVVQGIMTIVANWGCKGHEDIIAELKAKYKEPWPTQNVISTYGDMWLMKAALEKSGKADRLAVADAFRTMDGGPAKYYPGGQLKFDEKGRRVGAGVVIVQWQNGVPVTVYPSDLAQSSPFWPKKS